A DNA window from Streptomyces bacillaris contains the following coding sequences:
- a CDS encoding LLM class F420-dependent oxidoreductase, whose protein sequence is MTSRTHEAAHGTFGRIGIWSSALHGSRTDDAGRKAIAEAIAELEELGYGTLWIGGSPSPEDATAVVAATRTVTVATGILNIWSHTAEEVAARLASLDEAARGRFVLGLGVSHGPLVPQYAKPYSAMAGYLDALDAATPSVEPGERILAALGPKMLRLAADRALGAHPYLVTTEHTAEARETLGPDALLAPELTVVLGTDPDRARTTAREMLAMYLRLPNYTANLLRLGFAESDFEDGGSVRLLDALFALGSAEQVKARTGEYLDAGADHVALQVLTADEGGAGLPRAQWRELAEAFGDEL, encoded by the coding sequence ATGACTTCTCGGACACATGAGGCAGCGCACGGGACGTTCGGCCGGATCGGCATCTGGAGCAGCGCCCTGCACGGATCACGGACGGACGACGCGGGCAGGAAGGCCATCGCGGAAGCGATCGCGGAACTGGAGGAGCTGGGATACGGCACGCTGTGGATCGGTGGCAGCCCCTCGCCCGAGGACGCCACCGCCGTCGTCGCCGCCACGCGTACGGTGACGGTCGCCACCGGCATCCTGAACATCTGGAGCCACACCGCCGAGGAGGTGGCGGCCCGGCTCGCCTCCCTCGACGAGGCCGCGCGCGGGCGCTTCGTCCTCGGCCTGGGCGTCAGCCACGGCCCGCTGGTGCCGCAGTACGCGAAGCCGTACAGCGCGATGGCCGGCTACCTGGACGCGCTCGACGCGGCGACCCCGTCCGTGGAGCCCGGGGAGCGCATCCTCGCGGCGCTCGGCCCGAAGATGCTGAGGCTGGCCGCCGACCGGGCGCTCGGCGCCCACCCGTATCTCGTCACCACCGAGCACACCGCCGAGGCCCGCGAGACGCTCGGCCCCGACGCCCTGCTCGCCCCGGAGCTGACGGTCGTCCTCGGCACCGATCCCGACCGGGCCCGCACCACCGCCCGGGAGATGCTGGCCATGTACCTCCGGCTGCCGAACTACACCGCCAACCTGCTGCGCCTCGGGTTCGCGGAGAGCGACTTCGAGGACGGCGGCAGCGTCCGCCTGCTGGACGCCCTCTTCGCGCTGGGCAGTGCCGAGCAGGTGAAGGCCCGGACCGGGGAGTACCTCGACGCCGGTGCCGACCATGTCGCCCTCCAGGTGCTCACCGCCGACGAGGGCGGCGCCGGGCTGCCCCGGGCGCAATGGCGCGAACTGGCCGAAGCGTTCGGCGACGAACTGTAG
- a CDS encoding FAD-dependent oxidoreductase produces MSPAITVVGYGPAAHRLVQRLHHHGHRGPVTVFGAEPQPAYNRAQLLSVLDGTLPSGALALGPLPPGAEVRTGCRITAVDPGRRLLRDGDGGVHPYEVLVLVTGSRPVLPPLSGAGDRRLPDIRVPHTLPGAEPVDRGPVVVVGGGLRGTETAYALGRAGHDVTLVHPGAHPMHRLLDDRAGALVTGLLGEAGVAVETGRRAVAVETGKIVLDDGRLLAAGTLLLCTGAEPDTVLARTARLAIGHGIVVDDRLRTSDPHIHALGDCVEAPGRHATLASAWDQADALARTLSGGDGRHEPARQVVVRPRLPALAALGPLQALDDPGDDEQVVLSDPAGGRYGRLVLREGRVRAGVLVGLPRAVATVGRLHAEGRPAPPDRLALLLGNDEEYANSAELPDTAVVCQCNNVTRKDLHEACRQGARDLAAVAAATRATTGCGSCTALVRRICASAAAS; encoded by the coding sequence ATGAGTCCCGCGATCACCGTCGTCGGTTATGGCCCCGCCGCGCACCGCCTGGTCCAGCGGCTGCACCACCACGGTCACCGCGGGCCCGTCACCGTGTTCGGCGCCGAGCCGCAACCGGCTTACAACCGGGCACAGTTGCTCTCCGTGCTCGACGGGACGCTGCCCTCCGGGGCGCTGGCGCTCGGGCCGCTGCCGCCGGGCGCCGAGGTCCGGACGGGCTGCCGGATCACGGCGGTGGACCCGGGCCGCCGTCTCCTGCGCGACGGTGACGGGGGCGTCCACCCCTACGAGGTGCTGGTGCTGGTCACCGGGTCCCGGCCGGTCCTGCCGCCGCTCTCCGGTGCCGGGGACCGGCGTCTTCCCGATATCCGGGTCCCGCACACGCTCCCGGGGGCCGAACCGGTGGACCGGGGGCCGGTCGTGGTGGTCGGCGGCGGGCTGCGGGGCACGGAGACCGCGTACGCGCTGGGCCGCGCCGGACACGACGTCACCCTCGTCCACCCGGGCGCCCATCCGATGCACCGGCTGCTCGACGACCGTGCGGGGGCCCTGGTGACGGGCCTGCTCGGGGAGGCCGGGGTGGCCGTGGAGACCGGGCGGCGGGCCGTCGCCGTGGAGACCGGCAAGATCGTCCTGGACGACGGGCGGCTGCTGGCCGCCGGGACCCTGCTGCTCTGCACCGGCGCCGAGCCCGACACGGTCCTGGCCCGCACCGCCCGGCTGGCCATCGGTCACGGCATCGTCGTGGACGACCGGCTCCGCACCAGCGACCCGCACATCCACGCCCTGGGCGACTGTGTCGAGGCCCCCGGCCGCCATGCCACCCTCGCCTCCGCGTGGGACCAGGCCGACGCCCTGGCCCGGACGCTCAGCGGCGGGGACGGCCGCCACGAGCCCGCCCGGCAGGTCGTCGTCCGGCCCCGGCTGCCCGCGCTCGCCGCGCTGGGCCCGCTCCAGGCGCTCGACGACCCGGGCGACGACGAGCAGGTCGTGCTGTCCGACCCGGCCGGCGGCCGCTACGGCCGCCTGGTGCTGCGCGAGGGCCGGGTACGGGCCGGGGTGCTGGTGGGCCTGCCCCGCGCCGTCGCCACCGTCGGCCGGCTCCACGCCGAGGGCCGCCCGGCGCCCCCGGACCGGCTCGCCCTGCTGCTGGGCAACGACGAGGAGTACGCGAACTCCGCCGAACTCCCGGACACGGCCGTGGTGTGCCAGTGCAACAACGTCACCAGGAAGGACCTCCACGAGGCCTGCCGACAGGGCGCCCGCGACCTCGCCGCCGTCGCCGCCGCGACCCGCGCCACCACGGGCTGCGGCAGCTGTACGGCGTTGGTGCGCCGGATCTGCGCATCCGCCGCCGCGTCATGA
- a CDS encoding VOC family protein, which yields MTSQLFAICFRSPLPSESARFWSEVLRWRPAGGTAGGPGEDLVLLPPDGAGFRIRFLPGQEPKTGQNRAHFDLTSTSPEDQRATVARALEHGGRHIDVGQTPDEGHVVLADPDGNEFCVIEPGNKFLADTGLIGALACDGTQEVGYFWSRALGWPLVWDQDEETAIQSPDGGTKITWGGPPVAPKTGANRLFLELALPNRVGLEAECERLVGLGATRPGSGAGDGGDGGVLMLDPDGNEFTVREPQPHF from the coding sequence ATGACCAGTCAGCTGTTCGCGATCTGCTTCCGCTCGCCCCTGCCGTCGGAGTCGGCCCGCTTCTGGTCGGAGGTGCTGCGCTGGCGGCCCGCCGGGGGTACGGCCGGGGGGCCGGGCGAGGACTTGGTGCTCCTGCCGCCCGACGGGGCCGGGTTCCGGATCCGTTTTCTGCCCGGTCAGGAGCCGAAGACCGGCCAGAACCGGGCGCACTTCGACCTGACGAGCACGTCCCCGGAGGACCAGCGGGCGACGGTCGCCCGGGCGCTGGAGCACGGCGGGCGCCACATCGACGTGGGGCAGACCCCGGACGAGGGCCATGTGGTGCTCGCGGACCCGGACGGCAACGAGTTCTGCGTCATCGAGCCGGGCAACAAGTTCCTCGCCGACACCGGTCTCATCGGGGCGCTGGCCTGCGACGGTACGCAGGAGGTCGGCTACTTCTGGAGCCGGGCCCTGGGGTGGCCGCTCGTCTGGGACCAGGACGAGGAGACCGCGATCCAGTCGCCGGACGGCGGTACGAAGATCACCTGGGGCGGTCCGCCGGTGGCACCGAAGACGGGTGCGAACAGGCTCTTCCTCGAGCTGGCGCTTCCCAACAGGGTCGGCCTGGAGGCGGAGTGCGAGCGGCTGGTCGGCCTCGGCGCGACGCGGCCCGGCAGCGGCGCGGGCGACGGCGGTGACGGGGGTGTGCTGATGCTCGATCCCGACGGCAACGAGTTCACGGTCCGGGAGCCTCAGCCCCACTTCTGA
- a CDS encoding NAD(P)/FAD-dependent oxidoreductase — translation MTRVLVVVGHGMAGNRLIEEVRAGDPEGRWRIVVAAEEPRPAYDRISLSSYLDGKTAADLDITAPRLRADPLVDLRLNTRVTGFDRGGRTVACADGTVLPYDALVLATGSRPFVPPVPGKELTGCFTYRTIEDLDALRAAVRPGEPAVVIGGGLLGLEAARVLRLLGGVPHVVEMAPHLMPLQVDEGGGRVLARLVGELGVDVHCGNGLASVDAGPHGRVGSVTLSDGTVLPASTVVFAAGVRPRDELAEPAGLERGTRGGFLVDERCRTADEHVWAVGECAAVLGTCYGLAAPGYRMAETVARQLLGSASAVFPGADTSTKLKLLGVDVAGFGDVHARTEGAMEFVREDRAAGTYGKLVLARDGRTLLGGVLAGDAGGYAVLRTLLGRELTAPPELLLAGGETL, via the coding sequence ATGACACGCGTTCTGGTCGTCGTCGGCCATGGGATGGCCGGGAACCGGCTGATCGAGGAGGTCCGGGCCGGTGACCCGGAGGGCCGGTGGCGGATCGTCGTCGCGGCGGAGGAGCCGCGCCCCGCCTACGACCGCATCTCCCTCTCCTCGTACCTGGACGGGAAGACCGCCGCCGACCTCGACATCACCGCGCCCCGGCTGCGCGCCGATCCGCTGGTGGACCTGCGGCTGAACACACGGGTCACCGGTTTCGACCGGGGCGGCCGGACGGTGGCCTGTGCCGACGGGACGGTCCTGCCGTACGACGCGCTCGTCCTGGCCACCGGCTCCCGCCCGTTCGTGCCGCCGGTGCCGGGCAAGGAGCTGACCGGCTGCTTCACCTACCGCACGATCGAGGACCTGGACGCCCTCCGTGCAGCCGTGCGGCCCGGGGAGCCCGCTGTCGTCATCGGCGGCGGCCTGCTGGGGCTGGAGGCGGCGCGGGTGCTGCGGCTGCTCGGCGGGGTGCCGCACGTCGTGGAGATGGCGCCGCATCTGATGCCCCTCCAGGTCGACGAGGGCGGTGGGCGGGTGCTCGCCCGGCTGGTGGGCGAGCTGGGGGTGGACGTGCACTGCGGCAACGGTCTCGCCTCGGTCGACGCGGGCCCCCACGGCCGGGTGGGGTCGGTGACCCTGTCGGACGGGACCGTACTGCCCGCCTCCACAGTCGTGTTCGCCGCCGGGGTGCGCCCCCGCGACGAACTGGCGGAACCGGCCGGGCTGGAGCGCGGCACGCGCGGCGGATTCCTGGTGGACGAGCGGTGCCGTACCGCCGACGAGCACGTATGGGCCGTGGGAGAGTGCGCGGCGGTGCTGGGCACCTGCTACGGCCTGGCCGCGCCCGGCTACCGGATGGCGGAGACGGTCGCGCGGCAGCTGCTGGGCTCCGCCTCGGCTGTCTTCCCGGGTGCGGACACCTCGACGAAGCTCAAGCTCCTGGGCGTGGACGTGGCCGGTTTCGGGGATGTCCACGCCCGGACCGAGGGGGCCATGGAGTTCGTCCGCGAGGACCGCGCCGCCGGCACGTACGGCAAGCTGGTCCTCGCCCGGGACGGCCGGACCCTGCTCGGCGGGGTCCTCGCCGGGGACGCCGGAGGGTACGCCGTGCTCCGCACGCTGCTCGGCCGTGAACTCACCGCCCCGCCGGAACTCCTGCTGGCCGGAGGGGAGACGCTGTGA
- a CDS encoding helix-turn-helix domain-containing protein encodes MAAGAAPEDAARRLGAELRALQQRSGRTLRDLETRVRISDSSLSRYFRGSTVPPWSTVRDLCRALGADPIAYRTLWEAADRSRPEPPPPPEPQELSQPQPPVTPAPAAPATPATVTEPPGPPPRTRPWYRLTGPGRSGRWVPATAGGVAGAVLGSLLTWSLLLPPDTSAAPAGTTGTVSDRTAAEGGPGPSNTSRIFVSRATGACLDHSLDHHLRTYACNGLSYQRWTAQKLPDGTHRLRNHATGACLDHGGKVLRAVDCSASATQKWSFTTWPDESVEVRSAAGAECRDDSVALGLRALPCTGSSRQKWG; translated from the coding sequence ATGGCCGCGGGCGCAGCACCCGAGGACGCCGCGCGCCGACTGGGCGCCGAACTGCGGGCGCTCCAGCAGCGCTCCGGCCGCACCCTGCGCGACCTGGAGACCCGGGTACGGATCAGCGACTCGTCGCTCTCCCGCTACTTCCGCGGCAGCACCGTCCCGCCCTGGTCCACCGTCCGGGACCTGTGCCGTGCGCTGGGCGCGGACCCGATCGCGTACCGGACCCTTTGGGAAGCCGCGGATCGGAGCCGGCCGGAGCCCCCACCGCCGCCGGAGCCCCAGGAATTGTCACAGCCCCAGCCGCCCGTCACCCCTGCCCCGGCCGCCCCCGCCACCCCGGCCACCGTCACCGAGCCGCCCGGCCCGCCGCCGCGCACCCGGCCCTGGTACCGCCTCACCGGACCGGGAAGGTCCGGTCGCTGGGTTCCCGCCACGGCCGGGGGAGTGGCCGGGGCCGTCCTGGGTTCCCTGCTGACCTGGTCCCTGCTGCTTCCGCCCGACACCTCGGCAGCCCCCGCCGGGACCACCGGGACGGTGAGCGACCGGACGGCGGCGGAGGGCGGCCCGGGCCCGTCGAACACCTCGCGGATCTTCGTCAGCCGCGCGACCGGGGCCTGCCTGGACCACAGCCTCGACCACCACCTCCGCACGTACGCGTGCAACGGGCTGAGCTACCAGCGATGGACCGCGCAGAAGCTGCCGGACGGCACCCACCGGCTGCGGAACCACGCCACCGGGGCCTGCCTGGACCACGGCGGCAAGGTGCTGCGGGCCGTGGACTGTTCCGCTTCCGCCACCCAGAAGTGGTCGTTCACCACCTGGCCCGACGAGTCGGTGGAGGTACGGAGCGCGGCCGGCGCGGAGTGTCGGGACGACAGCGTCGCCCTGGGGCTCCGGGCGCTGCCCTGCACGGGTTCGAGCCGTCAGAAGTGGGGCTGA
- a CDS encoding glycoside hydrolase family 6 protein, whose protein sequence is MGASLAIALPGQASAAAPRVDNPYLGATPYVNVDWSARAAAEPGGDVIADEPSFVWMDRIAAIGGTPGARGLRAHLDTALSQGADLFQVVIYNLPGRDCAALASNGELGPTELGRYKSDYIDPIAEILGDPAYADLRIVTLIEPDSLPNLVTNAGGTAGSTPECATMKANGNYEKGIGYALHTLGAIPNVYNYVDAAHHGWLGWDSNFVPAAEQFKKAATVEGASVSDVHGFIVNTANYSALKEPHFRVTDSVNGTTVRQSSWVDWNYYVDELSFAQALRTELVRQGFASGIGMLIDTARNGWGGPNRPAGPGPLTSVDAYVDGSRTDRRIHAGNWCNQSGAGIGERPTTAPEPGIDAYVWAKPPGESDGSSEPIDNDEGKGFDRMCDPTYTGNGRNGFNLTGALPDSPVAGHWFSGQFQELLRNANPPLGGGSGGGSDTEAPTVPTGLRVTAKSSSSVTLAWTASTDNRAVTGYDILRGGVLVGSTASTSFTDSGLSASSAYTYTVRAKDAAGNVSAASAAVPVTTDGGSTGTGALKVQYRNTDSSPTDNQIRMSLQVVNTGTSAVDLSQVTVRYWFTPEAGASTFSTSCDYAVRGCGTVTHTVRPASAPAPGASHYLEAGFSGGTLAAGASTGEIQLRLNKSDWSPFQEADDYSRATNTAYADATRIGVYVGSTLAWGTAP, encoded by the coding sequence ATGGGCGCCTCCCTGGCGATCGCCCTGCCGGGCCAGGCGTCGGCCGCCGCTCCGCGGGTCGACAATCCCTACCTCGGTGCCACCCCTTACGTGAACGTCGACTGGTCCGCCAGGGCCGCCGCCGAGCCGGGCGGCGATGTCATCGCGGACGAGCCGTCGTTCGTCTGGATGGACCGCATAGCCGCGATAGGCGGCACCCCCGGAGCCCGGGGGCTGCGCGCCCACCTCGACACCGCGCTGAGCCAGGGCGCCGACCTCTTCCAGGTCGTGATCTACAACCTCCCCGGCCGGGACTGCGCCGCGCTCGCCTCCAACGGCGAACTCGGCCCGACCGAACTCGGCCGGTACAAGAGCGACTACATCGACCCGATCGCGGAGATCCTCGGTGACCCCGCCTACGCGGACCTGCGGATCGTCACGCTCATCGAACCCGACTCGCTGCCCAACCTCGTGACCAACGCGGGCGGCACCGCCGGTTCGACGCCGGAGTGCGCGACCATGAAGGCGAACGGGAATTACGAGAAGGGCATCGGGTACGCCCTGCACACGCTCGGGGCCATCCCCAACGTCTACAACTACGTGGACGCAGCCCACCACGGCTGGCTCGGCTGGGACTCCAACTTCGTCCCCGCCGCCGAGCAGTTCAAGAAGGCGGCCACCGTCGAGGGCGCTTCGGTCTCGGACGTGCACGGCTTCATCGTGAACACGGCGAACTACTCGGCCCTCAAGGAGCCGCACTTCAGGGTGACGGACTCGGTGAACGGCACCACGGTGCGTCAGTCCTCCTGGGTCGACTGGAACTACTACGTCGACGAACTCTCCTTCGCCCAGGCCCTGCGCACCGAACTGGTCCGACAGGGCTTCGCGTCCGGCATCGGCATGCTCATCGACACCGCCCGCAATGGCTGGGGAGGTCCGAACCGGCCCGCCGGACCAGGGCCCCTGACCAGTGTGGACGCCTACGTCGACGGCAGCCGGACCGACCGCCGTATCCACGCGGGCAACTGGTGCAACCAGAGCGGTGCGGGGATCGGCGAGCGGCCGACGACCGCCCCCGAGCCCGGCATCGACGCCTACGTCTGGGCCAAGCCGCCGGGGGAGTCCGACGGCAGCAGCGAGCCCATCGACAACGACGAGGGCAAGGGCTTCGACCGGATGTGCGACCCCACGTACACCGGCAACGGCCGCAACGGCTTCAACCTCACGGGTGCCCTGCCGGACTCACCGGTCGCCGGGCACTGGTTCTCCGGCCAGTTCCAGGAACTCCTGCGCAACGCCAACCCGCCGCTCGGCGGCGGCAGCGGCGGAGGCTCCGACACCGAGGCGCCGACCGTGCCCACCGGCCTGCGGGTGACGGCCAAGTCCAGCAGCAGCGTCACGCTGGCCTGGACGGCCTCCACGGACAACCGGGCCGTCACCGGCTACGACATCCTCCGCGGCGGTGTGCTCGTCGGCTCCACCGCCTCGACGTCCTTCACCGACTCCGGCCTCAGCGCTTCGAGCGCCTACACCTACACCGTCAGGGCGAAGGACGCCGCGGGCAACGTATCGGCGGCCTCGGCAGCCGTGCCGGTCACCACCGACGGCGGATCCACCGGCACGGGCGCTCTCAAGGTCCAGTACCGCAACACCGACAGCTCCCCGACGGACAACCAGATCCGTATGTCCCTCCAGGTGGTCAACACCGGGACGAGCGCCGTGGATCTGTCCCAGGTCACCGTCCGCTACTGGTTCACCCCCGAGGCCGGTGCGAGCACGTTCTCCACCTCCTGCGACTACGCGGTGCGCGGCTGCGGGACCGTGACGCACACCGTGCGTCCGGCGAGCGCGCCGGCCCCCGGCGCCAGCCACTACCTGGAAGCCGGCTTCTCCGGCGGAACCCTGGCCGCGGGCGCCTCCACCGGTGAGATCCAGCTGAGGCTCAACAAGAGCGACTGGTCGCCCTTCCAGGAGGCCGACGACTACAGCCGCGCCACCAACACCGCCTATGCCGATGCCACGAGGATCGGCGTCTACGTCGGTTCCACCCTCGCCTGGGGCACCGCCCCCTGA
- a CDS encoding MHYT domain-containing protein has product MEATVSNFHYGAVTPVAAFLMAWLGAALGLRCTTRAIRRGTNRIGWLALGAVSIGCGIWTMHFIAMAGFTIDGMSMKYDSGITVLSLLVAIAVVAVGVFLVGFRGTGTAVLTTAGVFTGLGVAAMHYLGMAAMHTPGGLRYSYPTVGLSILIAVVAATAALWAAMSVHGLRASFAASLIMGVAVTGMHYTGMAAVEVPFDNHGAVTQSSAGMISFLLVMVTGPLAALVMSAVIVMFDGDVILGPDEQDRLKAS; this is encoded by the coding sequence ATGGAAGCCACCGTCTCCAATTTCCACTACGGGGCAGTGACCCCCGTCGCTGCCTTCCTGATGGCCTGGCTCGGCGCGGCGCTGGGACTGCGGTGCACCACCCGCGCGATCCGGCGCGGGACGAACCGGATCGGCTGGCTCGCCCTCGGCGCGGTCTCCATCGGCTGCGGCATCTGGACCATGCACTTCATCGCCATGGCCGGATTCACCATCGACGGCATGTCGATGAAGTACGACTCCGGCATCACCGTGCTCAGCCTCCTGGTCGCGATAGCCGTGGTCGCCGTCGGCGTGTTCCTGGTCGGCTTCCGCGGCACGGGAACCGCGGTGCTGACCACGGCCGGAGTCTTCACCGGCCTGGGCGTCGCCGCGATGCACTACCTGGGCATGGCCGCCATGCACACCCCCGGCGGCCTGCGCTACTCCTACCCGACGGTGGGCCTGTCGATCCTCATCGCGGTGGTCGCGGCGACCGCCGCGCTCTGGGCGGCGATGTCCGTGCACGGGCTCCGGGCGAGCTTCGCGGCCAGCCTGATCATGGGCGTGGCCGTCACCGGCATGCACTACACCGGAATGGCGGCGGTCGAGGTCCCCTTCGACAACCACGGGGCCGTCACCCAGTCCTCGGCCGGGATGATCTCGTTCCTGCTCGTCATGGTGACCGGCCCGCTGGCGGCCCTCGTCATGTCCGCCGTCATCGTCATGTTCGACGGTGACGTCATCCTCGGGCCCGACGAGCAGGACCGGCTCAAGGCCTCCTGA